Within Anopheles nili chromosome 3, idAnoNiliSN_F5_01, whole genome shotgun sequence, the genomic segment GTTAAAAGTTTATCTCGGTATCGCGCTCACCTTCGATCCCGGGAGGCACCGGAACTCGACAGCACCCAACCGATAAGCCATCGATCCTTGTTACGATAAAACCTTgaccctttttctttccttcggTGCCTTTGTGCCACCGAAATCACCGAGATAGAATCTTTTGGCCCAGGTCGGGTGTCCTGTATTGCTGCTTGCCATTCTTCTCAGCCGTGTacggattggaaaatttgcctATCACGAACGGAAATGGGGTTACCTCAGGGGCGTAGTAATGCCGCTGGGAGCGCcagagggatgaaaaatttgcCAAAATTATTTGcgcctccacacacacacacacacatacgttgtggtgtattttttcccatccctAGAGGTGAATTTTTCCTGAGCTTGTGAGATCCCTATCCTTGTCCTGCGGGCTTGGGGTGAAATTATGGCAAATATTTCACATCCCGCTGGTTCTGACAAGCGAGGAAGGAAAAGCCCAAGGAGGCAGCAGGCTCGCTTGTCGATCGTAAGCAGCAGCTTTGAGCCATTCGCATAAATCACGgccaaaagaagcaacaaagcagaaagagaaaaagaaaaccgagtATAAAATAACAGCGGGACTGGGACATTCGTGCCGTTCCGTCCCTTCGATGAAGGATACTGGCAGGCATCCGGACCGTTAGAAAAGGCGCGAAATGGGGCGTTGGGAGACACACACCATTCACGAGGGTGGGTGGATGCATGTCCTTGGGATTTTCCAGGCCCCAGGTTCGTTTTCCCGCATGAACGGTTCCCGTGTAATGCCACATGTTCGATGCCAGATCGAATCGGTGTACGATTTGGGTCGCAGAAAATCCCCTGCAACTATGAAACAAGTTGCGATAAACCTCTGCCTGCCTGGCGCTGCCACTCGTGCCGTTCCGTTCCGACCAACGAACGTTTGGCCAACTATCGAGCAAAAGGGGTTGGGTCCTGATTTATGCGCCGTACGACTCGAAACGCTTGGGACTCGATCTGGATTTCCCGGTTTCAGCGCGAGCGTGTACGAGTATTTACATATGAGCTTTGATTACGATTCGCTTCCCTCCGGCCACTCGAAGTGGGGCGAGATGTCGAGAAGAACTCGCAACAATACCAAGGCGGTATGGTATCGGCAAAGGCACCACCCAACCCCAGGTTTGGGTGAGAACGCGCGCGAGCACGCGAGGATAACGATAAGAAATTCGGCAAACAAGCGTTTGTCTTCCCAGAAAACGCCAGCGATGGGTGGTGGATCCCGATTATTGCTCGTTGCTCGTAAGAAAATGGACGCCCTCCGGTCTACCGGAAGCTTTTGCAACCGTGTGTTGTGCCACCGTATGTGGTTCCGGTGCATGTGGAAACTCTCCgttcgtttcgtcctttcatcAGCGGGTGCTGTAGACGGAACCTTGTTTTCTCAGCTCCTGTAGCCCCGGTAGCCTGTAAGAACAAATCCGCAACAATAGCACAACTACtcggctggctggttggccaACTGGAACAACACCAGCGCCAGTTTGGACGCTTTCGACTGCTTGGACCGCCTTGAGCGCTCCGTTGAGGTGTTGGCCGAATCGTTCAACCAATCGGTCGGTTCTAATTGGCTCTTGAGGTTGGCTTTGATGCTGCTCTGTTCGCTCGAAGCCTTTTGGTTGTTGGACCGAACCCAAACAGGCCACATCAGCAAAACCACCACGCTGTATGAATCAGTCGAGCGCCTATTTGTGACTGTTTGCTCGGGTAAGTGTGTCCGAAGTGTGTGCGATCGaatgtttgcataatttatagcACCTCCTGCCAGCGATGGGCATTATTATGCTCACCGAAGTGGTgaacggcaacaaaaacaaaccacaccggGTCGGGCAAACCTGCCAGTGCTCATTACTGTCGCAGTTCGAAAAGcaatcgcaccatcgcacgtGCGGATCATTATTCATTCATCAAATTTGCGCACGAAACGGGACACCaaacaaaatgcacccaaCAACCCGATCCACCCGATTGGTTCGACCGCTTTGAACCGCCCTCCAGCTGGAGCTAAATCCGGTGCGAGCGAAAAATGTCCATCTGGTGCAGCTCCGGATATTGGAACGAACGCTTGCACGGGAGCGAACGGGCACAGCCGTGGTCAATCCCGGTGTCCTGCGGCACTGTGTTGGCATGCCAGTGCAGTAAATGTGATCCGCTTCAGCAAACACCGACTGGCACCGGCAGTCGAATGCAATCGCAGCTGACCCGGAACGAGGACGACATTGGCATGGTCCTAATTAATGTTAGCGATTTGAGCGCCCCAACGAAGCGAGTCCTGCTGGtgatggaaagttttcctccaTTGACCCTAGGGACGGGAGCATCGTGAAGCCATTCGAATGGGTTTTCCAACTCCGGCACTAATTGTTTCGTGTTCGCTTGTCTTCCAGATCGACCCAAACCGAGCGCGGTCGCGACCGTGTTCGTCCAACGGCGGTCCTCTGGCGGTTCCGTTCGACGTAGTTCCAGCGACAGGACCTCGCCCACTACCGATGGTACCACCGGTGGTTGTGAAGCCCTTTCGTTGACCCCAAGGCGGGATGCCTTTAACGATACGATGGCTTTACGCGCACGAACCACGCGTATCGACTCACGCACGGCGTTCGAGGACGAAACGGCTTCTTGCACGTCATCGTCTTCCTCGTCGGAGTCGTCGCTTGGATCGGTGGCATCGTTGCTCGTTGCTGGCACGTACGGTGGGAAAGCTCGACCGAAGTTGcctcccccaccaccaccaccaccaccgaccaccagCAACGGGAAAGTGTCggcgtctccatcgccacCCATTGAGCGATCACCGACCGGAAGCGTGTATGAGGATTTTTGCTTCGGCCTGATGGCGGGCGTCAGGCGTTCAAGCAGTGATCGCAGCAGTAGCTCCACTTCGGCCTCATCCCGTACGGTGGTGCGGGTGGTACCGGGTGTAAGCCCCCCGCCGGCCGGCAGCGTGAGTGGTTCGATACATCGACTGGAGATTCGTCAcgcgccggaaccggaacccgAACACTATCAGAAGAAAACGTCCATCCTGATCACGGGTGACGATTGCTACTCGACGGTGAACGTGGACGGCGCACGTGATTCGCCTCTGTACCAGTCCTCGGTGGTAGTGACGGATGGGAGCGGGATGTCGTCGACACCTCCAGCTGAGATCCGCCAGACGGCTTCcaacacgatcacgatcagTGTCAGTTCGCCGACGTCAACGCTCGAAAACCGGAGCAGTAAAGCGGCCAGTCGATCGCAATCTATCCGGGAGTCTGAGAGCGTGGAAACGTTGGAGTCATCGGAACAATGTTCAACCGGTGGCACGGTTGTGTCGATGGGTGGAGAAGATAGCAGAGTGTCACCGCTAGCGCTCGGGACCTCCATCATCCCCATCGGAGCTCCGAGCTGTGTGATTGAGACGCCGAAATCCGGGAGTAACGGCGGCCGTACACTGATCAATCTGGATTTTGGTGAGCAGAAGAGCGCGAAACCTCCGGAGGATGTCGTGGAACAACGGGCGGAGGATGCCGTAACGATCGCACAAGTTCCTAGCGATGATAGCCACTCCAAAGAAGCACCGGAAACGCCCGAGTCACGTAGTCAGCAGCAGCCAGCGTTGGCGGTAAAACCGACCATGATCGATCAGCAAACACCGACGCCAGTTGTCCTGCGGCGCACGATCAAACCCCCAGCGGAGTCGATTTCCTCGACGTCCTCAAGCCTGCAGGCGAAGGTGTGCCGGAACAGCTTTATCGCGAAGTTGCTCGAGGATCCGTCGCTCAGCCAACTGTCGGAAGGGCTGGACTACGAGTTGATCGCGAAGTTGATCGAAAGTTCGCTGCTGAGACTGAAGGAGTCCCGCAGCGGGTTGGATCTGAGCGGCACCAAAGACGCGCACGACGTCTCGAGGCTGATCGAGCAGTCGTTGTTAAAGATACAGGAGGAACGTGGCCGATTGGGCACCAAGTCCGGCTGCGAAGCACCTGACGGGAGTAAGCGTAGCAGCGTCAGTTCGGGGAACAGCTATGGTTCAGCGGCCGCCTACGAGCTGATGGAGTTCGATCAGTCGATGGCGGACTTGAGCGATTGCTACCAGAGCTGCAGCAGCGATCTCACCGTCGATGAGGATGCACACTCTTCGCGCAGCAAGTTCTACCAGATGCTGGTGGATGCGACACTGTCTGAGATCGAGAATGGCGCTGCAaacgatgaggacgatgaggatggTGACGATCACCATTATGAGTCGATACGGTTGGGTGGTGATCCGATCTATGAGGAGATCAACGACATTCCACCGCCGCTACCGCTGACAGCGCCACCCATCGATGATGTCGATCTTGAGAAGCAGCGAAACGCGCGATCGATCTTTGAGGGTGCCTCGAAGTACGACATCCTGTCGTACCTGGTGGATGCGAAGGAGCGTGGCATTGCGCAGGAAGACGGTTCGTATGGGGGTTTCCAAGGTTTTGGAACCTCGCGAACATCCAGCGACATCATCCTCGAGGAGGAGGAATCGGAACCGATCACGGAACTGCGGCATCACCAGCGTCAGATCTCGGACATTAGCAGTCGGTTGAGCCATCTGTCGGGTATCAGCGATTCGAGCGAGGATACGCCAGCGTCAACGCCGTCGAATGGCATCGTCGGTGGTGGACGATCTTGTAAGGCGTCGGCTGAGATCGAGCGGAACGACTCTGGTGTTGGATCGGAGACGAGCAAGACGTCGCGAAGTCGGTGGCAGAATCCAACCTCTGCAGCTACACTGCTCACGAAGATCACACCGATCCACCTGTGCGAGGACTGTGACGGTCCGGTGGAGACCCAAGTAACCGAGTCGGGCGTGATGTACGCACCGCTCGTGTGCCGCAAGTGCGGGAAAAAGCGCGCCGAACGGAAGGAGATCATCACCGAGGTGGTCGAGACGGAGGAGAAGTACGGGCGCGACCTGCAGATCATTCTCGAGGAGTTCTACCAACCGATGCTGGTGGCCGGCCTGCTGAACCAGGATCAGCTCTCCGCAATCTTTTTGAACGTGGAAGAACTGCTGGAGAACAACCAGTTCCTGGCCGAGCGGATGCGCGACGCGCTCGACATCGCCACCGAGCAGGGTGACGATGATCTGCTGACGGTGAACATCGGTCGGATCTTCCTGGAGGCGGCCCCGATGCTGCACGCGTTCGAGAGCTACTGCGTGCGGCAGGGTGCGGCCAGTCTGCTGCTGGCGAACCtcgagaaggagaaggaaCTGCTGCGAATCTTTCTGCGCGTCTCGCAGATGGAAAACGCCGTGTTGCGGCGCATGAATCTCAACTCGTTCCTGATGGTGAGTTGATCTCGAAAAGCGTCTTGAAAGGCGATGTAACTGATccttgtttgttctttttcagGTCCCGGTACAGCGTGTCACCAAGTACCCGCTGCTGTTGGCACGCCTGTACAAAGTAACACCGGCTCATCTCGAGGGCAAGGAACTGCTAAAGCAATCGCAGGAAAAAATCGAACTGCACCTAAACCACATGAACCGGGAGGCGAAGGACGTGCCAACGAAGCTGTGGCGACGCATCTCGTCCTCTAGCCCCGGTCGCCGGTTGTCCTGCGAGCTGGACATGATCAACATCAAGCTCCGCAAGATGGCGGTCGACGTGCTGGAATGGAACCACGAGGAAGTCCGGTTCGCGATCGAGGGCCGGTTGCTGTTCACGCAACCGAACGATGGCAACTGGAAAAAGAGCCGCACGATCAAGCTGACCTCGATCAACGCGCTGCTGGTGACGAACGGGAAGGTACGCCAGGCTAAATTATCCTTAACGCTTTGCTTTTAGTTGACTTTTTAGgcaaaatttcattccatctCTTGTGTAATGAGAACAAATGTTGCCCTAAGCGAGGACCGTGAATAACCGCTCGCTGCATGATTCCTCGGAACGGGCAATAAAACGACGCGGTCGTCGTCACGGTCCGGTCCTAAATATTCATTCCCGGCCACGAGGATGACCTCCGGGGGTTTTTCCCGTAGCTTTGACCCAGGCCAAAAGGGCAGGTGTCAAAAAAGTCGCGCCACAAATCATGATGAAATGCACGGGGCTACTTGACAAACAGAGGCCCTTTATCGAACGGTGTGGGGTGGtggactttttttctcttctttctctctcacacactcaccttttcctttttgtgtcTCTGTTCGTTCCAGCCCACGGCTAGCTACAAAGCGGACCGAGCCCTGTCGGAAGCGCTCAGCTTTCCACGGCACACCGGCATCCGCGAGGCGtccctgctgctggtgcgcgAAAAGGGTGGCCGGTATACGCTGCTTCGCGAGCCACTCTTCCTCGATCGGTGCATCGTTTGCTCCGAGCACGACTGGGAGGACTATTTCGAGGTGCAGGAGATCCTCTCGAAGGAGTCCTTCATATTCAAGGTACGCCGCCCACCCGGGGCGAGTGTGTGCATCAATCAATAGCGGGCGGATTTCTAAAGCGTGTTCTTCGCGCGAaaccctttctctctctctctctctctctctctcacacacacaaacacaaccactCATTGCTTTTCTTCCGTTGCAGGCTGAGGACGGCACGAAAACCAAACAGTGGTACGCCCAGCTGCAGTACCACTCGCAGGGCATGGGCACCTGGCGTAAGCGTCGAAATGCGCTCGCCAACATCATGATTAATGGCATGATGACACGAACGTAACCCGGAAGCGAACCTCCCACTTGATAGCCACCCTTCCGGAAGAGCGAAAACCCCGACGTGCCAACCCATCAAggacctgtgtgtgtgtgtgtgtgtatatgcatgcacgtgtgtgtgtgtgagtgtgctgTTTGCGTGGAATGTGTGCCTGGGAAAAGGCGTGCGATGGAAGCAAACGGAATTTGTGCAGACAGTTGGGCAATGGCAAATGGCAAAGGGGGCCAGCGAGGACTCTACGGACGATGTCCTGCGGCCATCGGCATCCTTGCGTCGGCGTTGCATCCAAGAATCACAAGAAGCAACCACCACTACGTGCATCGGCGTGCCGGCACCGATGGCGGATGGCGATCCCTCCCGTGCGAGTTATTTATTCGATTAGCGATGTTTCCTGGCCCCGTTTAGCAAGCGAAACAAGCAGAAAAGctttgtgttgttgctgctgttgttgtatggcggtctgtgttttttttttttatttgtgtgttaTCCTTTCCACCCTGCCAATTGTCTTTCGGAGTACAGAACGGGCTGCCCTGCGATTTAGAGGCAGAATTTTTATATGCTGCATGTCGATGGCACTTGGCGtttcattttactttttttccccctcccaACAtacgctctttctctctcacacattcaccatctcgctctcgttgATGGAGATAAATCAAGcctgtgcttttttcttgttgttgttgttgttggttttgtttcttctgcgCTACCGTTAACTGCAGGACGCAACTGTAAACTGATTGTAAGTAGCTCGCCAGGCGCCAGGCGCTCTAGAAGGCAAAAAGGACAAGACGAAGCATATTCGTAAGCATCACGTGTAGGGTTAGTAAACGAAAGAGGCGAACGAAAAGGCGAAGATTATGaggaagcagaaaagaaaaaaaaggataatgcgATAACAAAATACGAGAGTCGAGCTAATTTATCTTGCTTAGTGCAACGGAACAGGGGAAGCTGGGGATACTCGAGCGGgatcgaaaacaaatcgatTCCGGTGTCCGGTGGCACCCCGTGCACCGATTAGGGAAGGTTACGGCcccccaaaacgaaacgaaacaaatcacaAACGCGGAACGATGAAACGATCCGAGTAacgggagagaaaagaaaaaaaacacgaaaggcACCCGGagataaataat encodes:
- the LOC128725874 gene encoding uncharacterized protein LOC128725874, whose protein sequence is MAKVSHLPMRRYPSDQSAAVNVDPINFYPPANATHQRVAKPSDKSKKTWGQRLKLSKASPAADEKQNGTTNGASIGSSLIPFGSRGYTLSQDFGGNGPASLCSSTPSAGANPAAISNVHQLAAMKYTDTWLYGTVRGMPPPLAMSHHPHHPLPAMYCPPPPPPELAVLICCCPEYLTGTKREIKKASVCKKCKGSRLPLAPIGGTVRLTSGATYLAPPPIRSSAGTVKLASSYGKKSRPTILGNGNPDPYDFMRRSRLTQPSEAGPGAGGGSKSVKSTLKEKLRGRAKSTSPSRGRSGSTGKRGSAARSPSPSLSKSGSRVGGRTTSKHDSFQDCWVGEPDRDADYLAEPTTPTAPNQTSGGRKSILRCDVNPYDLISLSGLGTNGHAGMLSEFSPTTTEGDEFDLHSQKYENILDTLYANRYNPPASSIAAINGQRIKLFDDSSAGAPVYDDVDEFVYDPVEMPGVPEGDSTTHAGPEPSPGVTSTPERPPRAKKQDATKEDDSRSLPTSPISADPAAVAQSAIKSILKRPVSIEKERAVVEKDSSAPGYDTIRLNQKLVQRLAKLTTNQGTAEESNSFGKVGTVSARNLAEKRNSGSQFYLPTPFPATFPAGSGEGSPESMQSPASVVGGRKKVHFLVENEIIQDDDRLFAQMLFTEVTPMVQSEPVGESTALETRGTDQQHSTVNGTELEKPNKEESPSTSPSQNGTKEEPPSRVILLPAQPTTNGTNEDRPKPSAVATVFVQRRSSGGSVRRSSSDRTSPTTDGTTGGCEALSLTPRRDAFNDTMALRARTTRIDSRTAFEDETASCTSSSSSSESSLGSVASLLVAGTYGGKARPKLPPPPPPPPPTTSNGKVSASPSPPIERSPTGSVYEDFCFGLMAGVRRSSSDRSSSSTSASSRTVVRVVPGVSPPPAGSVSGSIHRLEIRHAPEPEPEHYQKKTSILITGDDCYSTVNVDGARDSPLYQSSVVVTDGSGMSSTPPAEIRQTASNTITISVSSPTSTLENRSSKAASRSQSIRESESVETLESSEQCSTGGTVVSMGGEDSRVSPLALGTSIIPIGAPSCVIETPKSGSNGGRTLINLDFGEQKSAKPPEDVVEQRAEDAVTIAQVPSDDSHSKEAPETPESRSQQQPALAVKPTMIDQQTPTPVVLRRTIKPPAESISSTSSSLQAKVCRNSFIAKLLEDPSLSQLSEGLDYELIAKLIESSLLRLKESRSGLDLSGTKDAHDVSRLIEQSLLKIQEERGRLGTKSGCEAPDGSKRSSVSSGNSYGSAAAYELMEFDQSMADLSDCYQSCSSDLTVDEDAHSSRSKFYQMLVDATLSEIENGAANDEDDEDGDDHHYESIRLGGDPIYEEINDIPPPLPLTAPPIDDVDLEKQRNARSIFEGASKYDILSYLVDAKERGIAQEDGSYGGFQGFGTSRTSSDIILEEEESEPITELRHHQRQISDISSRLSHLSGISDSSEDTPASTPSNGIVGGGRSCKASAEIERNDSGVGSETSKTSRSRWQNPTSAATLLTKITPIHLCEDCDGPVETQVTESGVMYAPLVCRKCGKKRAERKEIITEVVETEEKYGRDLQIILEEFYQPMLVAGLLNQDQLSAIFLNVEELLENNQFLAERMRDALDIATEQGDDDLLTVNIGRIFLEAAPMLHAFESYCVRQGAASLLLANLEKEKELLRIFLRVSQMENAVLRRMNLNSFLMVPVQRVTKYPLLLARLYKVTPAHLEGKELLKQSQEKIELHLNHMNREAKDVPTKLWRRISSSSPGRRLSCELDMINIKLRKMAVDVLEWNHEEVRFAIEGRLLFTQPNDGNWKKSRTIKLTSINALLVTNGKPTASYKADRALSEALSFPRHTGIREASLLLVREKGGRYTLLREPLFLDRCIVCSEHDWEDYFEVQEILSKESFIFKAEDGTKTKQWYAQLQYHSQGMGTWRKRRNALANIMINGMMTRT